The window CTGGCAGGCGCGCCCCCGCCGCTCCTACGGAGTCCAGCATGACCATCCCCACACCTCACTGGGAGATCCGCCCGGTGTCGATCGAGCATCCGGATGCCCAGATGTTGATCGAGCAGGTCCAGAGTTACTACGTCTCCCTCTATGGCAGCCGCGACGAGACGCCGCTGGAACCCGGCTATTTCGAGCCACCGCAGGGCGCCTTCTTCGTCGGTTATCTCCACGGCGAGCCGGTCGCCTCGGGTGCGTGGCGGATGAGGCCCGACGTGGCGGCGCTGCTGGGCCTGGAGCGGCCGGTCGAGATCAAGCGGATGTACGTCGTCTCACGCCACCAACGCCAGGGGCTGGCAGGTCGGATGCTGGCGCATCTGGAGCAGACCGCGTGGGCGGCCGGCGCCACCGACGTGATCTTGGAGTCCGGCGCGCCGCAGGCTGCGGCGCTGCACTTCTACGAGCAATCGGGGTATCGACCGATCCAGCCGTTCGCGCATTACCGCGATTCCCCGCTCAACCGGTGCCTGGCGCGCTCGCTCGGCGGTGGTTGAGGAGCCGCCCAGGACTCCCGGTGGTTGAGGAGCCGCGAAGCGGCGTCTCGAAACCACCCGTCAGGCGGTCGCCCAGGACTCGTCCCAGCCCTCGACCGAAGACGCCGGCCGCGTGGCCGGACCGGTGTAGATCGCCGACGGGCGAATCAGGCGCCCGGTGCGCTTCTGCTCCAGGATGTGCGCCGACCAGCCACCCGTACGCGCACAGGTGAACATCGAGGTGAACATGTTGGCCGGCACCTCCGCGAAGTCGAGCACGATCGCGGCCCAGAACTCCACGTTGGTCTCCAGGACGCGGTCGGGACGACGCTCGCGCAACTCTGCCAAAGCAGCCTTCTCCAGCTCCTCGGCGACCTGATAGCGAGGCGCGTCGAGTTCCTTGGCCGTACGCCGCAGCACGCGAGCGCGCGGGTCTTCCGCGCGATAGACGCGGTGGCCGAAGCCCATCAGCCGCTCCTTGTTGTCCAGGAGCTCCTTGACGTACGCCCGCGCGTCACCGCGCTGCTCGACCTGCTCGATCATGCCGAGCACGCGCGAGGGCGCGCCGCCGTGCAGCGGGCCACTCATTGCGCCGATGGCGCCGGAGAAGGCGGCGGCCACATCGGCACCGGTGGAGGTGATGACGCGCGCGGTGAAGGTCGAGGCGTTCATGCCGTGCTCGGCCGCGGACGACCAGTAGGCGTCGATCGCCTTGACGTGCTTGGGATCGGCCTCGCCGCGCCAGCGGATCAGGAACTTCTCGGCCAGCGTCGCGCCGTTGTCCACGTCGGCTTGGGTGACGACCGGCTTGCCGAGACCGCGGGCGGCCTGGGCGGCGTACGACAGCACCATCACCGCGACGCGGGAGAGGTCGAGGCGGGCCTGCTCGTCGGAGATGTCGTAGGTCTGGCCCATCCCCAGCATCGGCGCGAGCATCGCGACCGAGGCCTGCACGTCAGCGCGTACGTCACCGGTGTGGATGGCGATGTTGTACGGCTCCGCGGGCGGCAGCCCCGGCTCGTACGACCCGTCGACCAGCAGGCCCCACACCTTCTCGAACGGCACCCGCCCGACGAGTTCCTCGATGTCGACGCCGCGATAGCGCAGCGACGAGCCTTCCTTGTCTGGCTCGGCGATCTCGGATTCGAAGGCGACGACGCCTTCCAGGCCGTGTTGGACCTCGGTCACGTGGACTCCCTTGTCAGTGAGCGGTGATGAGTTGGGGATGCGCAGCCTTGTGGGCGCGCGCGGAATTCCTGCGATTGTGCTCCGGTCATTGTGCCCCGCGCGAATCCGAACCGCGCGAGCGGTCCGCGGATTAGTCTGCCGTCATGGATCTGGGAAACCTGCTCAACGGCCTCGACCTCAACGACTTCAACGACGTCGCCAAGCTCATCACTGAGAACAAGGACTCGCTCGCGATGTTGGGCAGGTTGCCCGAATACCTCGACAAGTTGGGCGATGCACTGGGCGGGGCAGGGGAGCAGGCGCGCAGCGCATCCTTCGCGCTGGTCGGCGAGGACGGTCGCTCGGGTGCCCGATCGGCGTTGGCCTCCTCGTCCGAGGCATTGGCCGGCATCGTGTCCGCGTTGGCCGCGGGCGCCGACAAGATCTCCGACGCCGCGGACGGCGTCGGCAAACTGCCGATGATGGACGGCCCGGCTGCCAAGCTCAGTGGCGCCGCCGACGAGATCAAGGGCACCACCAGCAATCTCGGCGAGCTCGCGAAGGCGATGGACGCCATCGGCGACACCTTGGAGAAGGTCGGCGCGGCCCTGGCCAAGTTGGGCGAACATCTCAACGACTCGGGTACGCAAGCCCGCGGCTTCGCCCAACTTTCGTGAGTCTGTCGTGAGCATCGGGATCGATCCGGGCGCAGGGGCGCCCGACCAGCCGTGGGCCCGACAACGACGCGACTATGCCCTGGGTGGACTTGCTGAAGCCGACGCTCCGCAGGACCCGCTCGAACTCTTCCGGCATTGGCATGCCGACGCGACTCGAGCGCGGCTGCCCGAGCCCAACGCGATGGTGCTCGCCACGGTGTCGGCTGACGGGCAGCCGTCTTCCCGGATGGTGCTGCTGCGCGGGCTGACCGACGGGGCGTACGTCTTCTTCACCAACCAGGCCTCCCGCAAGGGTCAAGACCTCGCCGCCAATGATCGGTGTGCACTGCTTTTCCCGTGGCATGGCATCGAGCGCCAGGTGCGGGTCGAGGGGATGGCCCGGTCGTTGGACCGCGAGGCCGTCGCGGCGTACTTCCACTCTCGACCCCGTGGGGCGCAATGTGGGGCCTGGGCTTCGCGGCAGTCGCGTCCCATCGATTCGCGTGACGATCTCGAACGCGCCCAGGCCGAGGCCGAGAAGGCGTACGAGGACCTCGACGTGATCCCGGTGCCAGACGACTGGGGTGGGTATGCGATCACGCCGTCGGTGATCGAGTTCTGGCAGGGGAGGGCCAACCGTTTGCATGATCGGCTGGTCTATCAGCGCGACGGCTCTGAGTGGTCGATCAGTCGCCTCCAGCCCTGATCGCGCACCCCGTTTGCGGGTCTACCGGTGGTTTCGCCCGGTGGTGGAGGAGGCGCGCAGCCCCGGTGGTTGAGGAGGCGCGCAGCGCCGTCTCGAAACCACTTCCCCCCGGTGGTTGAGGAGCGCCGTAGGCGCGTCTCGAAACCACACCCCCGTGCGCGCTGCGTGGTTTCGAGACGCTCGCTTCCGCTCGCTCCTCAACCACCGATCCCGGACCGCCCGCCGGTGGTTGAGGAGGCGCGCAGCGCCGTCTCGAAACCACATTCCCGTGCGCGTGCTGCGTGGTTTCGAGACGCTCGCTGACGCTCGCTCCTCAACCACCGATCCCGGTCTCCCGGTGGTTGAGGAGCGCCGTAGGCGCGTCTCGAAACCACACCTCCGGCGCCACACCGGCCGCTGGGATGCTCGCCGAGGTGGTCGCGTTGGACGAGGTGATCGCTGCTGCTGAGGCCCGCAAACTCGCGTTGGCCGCCCGCTGGGCCGACGCGCACCCCGACCCCTCCCAGACCGGGGCGAAAACCCCGAAACACGGCCAGGCCGCGGTGTCGTGGCTGACCCGCGAAACCGCGCCCGACGAACTCGAGTTCGCCGACGATGCGTTCATCCCCACCATGGCCTGGGACGCCGGCGCCCCCTTCGCCGCCGCGATGGGCACCACCACCGCTGCTGGGGAACGGTTCATCCGCGACGCGTTGCTGTTGCGGCACCGCCTCCCCAGGATCTGGGCAGGCGTCCAAGCCGGCCGGGTCCCGGTGTGGCGGGCTCGTCGGATCGCCGAAACCATCATCGCCCAACCACGCGATGTCTCCGATGCTCTCGACGTCGAGGTGGCGCCGATCGCCGGCCGGGTCGGTGTCCGGCGACTCGACCAGATCCTGACCGCGATTTTGATCCGGCTCCATCCCGAGGAAGTCGAACAAGACTCCCTTGACGCGCTGGACAAGAGGTTCGTACGCCTGGACGAATCCTCGATGAATCACACCGGGGTCGCGGACATGGCCATCCGGGGCGACTGGGCAGACCTACACAACTTCGACCAGACCGTCACAGCCGTGGCTGCCGCGTTGAAAGCCCGCGCCCTCGCCGAAGGCGACTACGTCGAGTCGTTGGACGTACGCCGTGCACGGGCGGTCGGGATCCTCGCCGATCCCCACACCGCCGCCGCCCTCCTCGACGACAACAACCAGGCGCCCACCAGTCCGCGGCGGGCGATCGACCTGGTCGTGCACCTCACCCCCAGCCACCTCGACCCCGCGACCCTGGACCCGGTCACCCGCGCCTTCGTGCGCGGCGACCGCGCCACCCTCACCGCGATGGTTCAGACCTGGTGTGGCAACCCCGGCGCGACCGTCACGATCCGCCCGGTGTTGGACTTGGCTGCACACCGCACCTCCGCCGCATACGAGATCCCGCCCCTGCTGCGTGACCAGACCGACTACCTCGCCGCCGGGCACTGCACCTTCCCGTGGTGCACCCGCTCCGCCACCAGGTGCGACCACGACCACCACATCGCCCACAACCAAGGCGGACGCACCTGCTCCTGCAACCTCCATCCGCTCTGCAGAAGGCATCACAGACTCAAACACGAGGCCGCCTGGCAGGTCACCACGATCGAACCCGGCGTCTGGCACTGGGCCAGCCCTCACGGCCAGACCTACCGCCGAGACCCCGACGGCACTACCCCGCTGGACAAGACACCACCACCACCCCGAACGCGAACCACCGGATGCGACTACGCACCCTGGGAAACCCCACCACTCAACCCTGCTACGCACCGGCTGATGATCCGGTCGTGAGCGTCCGTCTCTGCCGATGTGGGAGAGTTTCACCATATGCGCGGAATTGTACATCTCTGACAGAGAATGGCATCCTGTGGGCATGACCGAACTGACTGTGACCCATGCGCGGGCACGGCTCGCTGACGTGGTCGACGAGGCTCGAGTGAAGCACGACCCCATCTACCTCACCCGCCGCGGCCAGCGGGTCGCTGCCGTCATCGATGCGGACGACCTGGCGCGCCTCATCGAAGCAGCCGAGAACCTGGCTGACCTCGAGGCCGCCCGTGCGGCGCGCGATGAGATGGCATCCGAAGGATCGATTCCCTGGGATGCCGTGAAGGCCGACCTGGGCCTGGCGTGACGTATCGCGTCGAGATCAGCCCGGGCGCGGTTCGCCAGCTCAAGAAGCTGGACGGGACCGCGCGGCGGCGTGTCCAGGCTGCCATCGAGCTCTTGGCCGAGGAGCCGAGGCCCACCGGAGCGAAGAAGCTCGTGGGCGGCGATGGCGAGTGGCGTGTCCGGACGGGTGGCTATCGCATCGTGTACGAGATCAACGATGGAGTCCTCATCGTCCTGGTGCTGGCCGTCGGGCATCGCCGAGAGATCTGCCGCGGACGCTGACGCGCCCTCATGCCGCGCAGAATGCGTTGGTTAGCCACCGAATCCGAGTAAGACCAACAGTCGTCGCTCGAGTTCGACCAGCGCTGGGGGCTCGAGGCGGCCGAGCACCGTGTGCGCGTTGGCGCGCCGGACCGTGGTGACTTTGTCCACCATCAGATAGCAGTCCTGATCGAGACCATTGAGTTCGTGGGCGACAACTAGGACCCGAAGCAGAGGCGCGTCCACGGCTGTAGTGGTGAACGGGCAGATGGTGAGTGAATCGGTGGCGTCGAACCGGCCGTCCTGGATCACCAGCGCAGGCCTGGGTTTGGTTGCGTAGACACTACCAGCGACCGTGATGATGTCGCCGCGCTTCATTCGGTCCAGTCTTGCAAGACGGCTTCCACGAAGTCCATGTCGTCTGAGCCCGTTGACGCGTCTGCCACCAAGGCGGCCTGGCGGTGGGCCTCCGCAGCGAACTCAGGCGAGCGCACTCAAGGAACGTCCGCACATGGCTGCTGCGTGGTCACGCGTCCCTGTCATTGCCTCGACTTGTGAGTGAGTGCTCACTCACTTAGAGTCCCGCTGTGTCTCAACCCAGATCCACCCGCGCCAAGCCCCTCGCGCCGGACGTACGCCGCCAAGCCCTGATCGACGCCACCTTGCCCTTGCTGCACGAGCACGGACGTACGGTCACCACGCGCCAGATCGCGGAGGCCGCTGGGGTGGCCGAAGGCACGATCTTTCGCGTCTTCGACTCCAAGGACGACCTCGTCCTGGCAGCAATCGAGCACGCCCTGGACTTCGAACCTTTCCTCCTCGACCTCGCAAACATCGAGCGCGAGCAACCGTTGCGCCAACGGTTGCTCGACTACGTGACGCTCTTGCAGATCCGCTTCCGCGGGACCTTCGCCCTGATGACGGCGATGGGCATGGTCGGTCCACCGCAAGCGCACAAGCACACGGTCGAGGCACGCGCGCGCGGCCAGAAGATCGCCGAGTCGTTGGTCGATCCCGACGCTGATCTCTTCCTCTGCCCTCCCGAGCAACTCGTCCGCACGCTGCGGCTGCTCACCTTCTCCGGCACCCATCCGCACATCTCCGACGGCGTCATCCTGACGCCGGAGCAGATCGTCTCGACCGTTCTCGACGGACTCATGAAGCAGGAGGCCCGCTGATGTTGTGGCGACTCGTACGCACTCGACTGCGGCCCTATTGGTCGTTCTTCCTCGCCGTGCTGTTCTTGCAGTTTGTCGGGACGGTGGCGGCCCTGTGGCTGCCCAGCCTCAATGCCGAGATCATCGACAACGGCGTGGTGACCGGCGACACCGGCTACATCGTGCGCCGCGGCGGCGTGATGCTCGCCGTCTCGGTCGTGCAGGTGCTCTGCTCGATCGCGGCGGTGTGGTTCTCCGCCCGGATGGCGATGAGTTTTGGCCGCGACGTACGCGCCCAGATCTTCCACCAGGTGGGGAGTTTCTCGGCGCGCGAGGTCAATCACTTCGGAGCTCCGTCGTTGATCACCCGGGAGACCAACGACGTGCAGCAGGTGCAGATGCTCGTCCTGATGGGTGGCACGCTGGCGGTGATGGCGCCGATCATGATGGTCGGCGCGATTCTGATGGCCGTACGTGAGGACCCCGGGTTGGCCTGGCTGATCGTGGCGGTCGTACCCGTCCTCGGGCTGTCCATCGGTCTGATCGTGATCAAGATGGTGCCGAGTTTCCGGGCGATGCAGGAGAAGATCGACGAGGTCAACCGGCTGCTGCGTGAGCAGATCACCGGCGTGCGGGTCGTACGCGCGTTCGTCCGCGAGTCGTACGAGACCGACCGCTTCGCGGTCGCCAACCACGACCTCACCAAGGTCTCGATCACGGCCGGGCGCTGGATGGCCGGGATGTTCCCGACGGTGATGTTGGTGGCCAACGTCGCGACGATCGGGGTGCTCTGGTTCGGCGGGCACCGCGTCGAGTCGGGCCAGATGCAGGTCGGCGCGCTCACGGCGTACATCTCTTATCTGATGCAGATCGTGATGTCGGTGATGATGGCGACCTTCTTGATGATGATGATCCCGCGCGCGGCGGTGTGTGCCGACCGGATCATGGAGGTGCTCGACACCGAGTCGTCGGTCGTCCCGCCGACCCAGCCGGTGACGCAGCAACCGACGCCCGGGACCGTACGCTTCGACGCTGTCGAGTTCACCTATCCCGGCGCCGATGTGCCGGTGCTGCGTGACATCTCGTTCGAGGCTGTCCCTGGCCAGACCGTCGCCTTGATCGGTTCCACCGGCGCCGGCAAGACCACGTTGCTCAACCTGGTGCCGCGGCTCTTCGATGCGACCTCCGGGGCGGTGTCAGTTGGGGGAGTGGACACTCGACGACTGGCGCCGGAGACGCTGTGGTCGGGGCTCGGACTGGTGCCGCAGAAGGCGTTCCTCTTCTCCGGCACGATCGCCGACAACCTGCGCTATGGGAAGGCCGATGCGACTGAGGAGCAGATGTGGCAGGCGCTGGAGATCGCTCAGGCCCGTGACTTCGTCTCCGCCATGCCGGACGGATTGGAGTCCAGCGTCGCGCAAGGTGGCACGAACTTCTCGGGCGGCCAACGGCAACGGCTTGCCATTGCGCGGGCGGTGATCAGACAGCCGTACGTCTATCTCTTCGACGACTCGTTCAGCGCGCTCGACCTCGCGACTGATGCGCGGCTGCGGGCCGCGCTCAAGCCCGTGACCCGCGAATCCACGGTGCTGATCGTCGCCCAGCGGGTCTCCACGATCCGCGACGCCGACCTGATCATCGTGCTCGAAGACGGCGCGATCGTCGGTCGCGGGACGCACGAGTCGCTCTTGGAGTCCTGCGAGACCTATCGCGAGATCGTCGAGTCCCAGCTCAGCGCGGAGGAGGCGGCATGAGTGAGTCTGCCGACCTGAAAGAGACCGAGCGCGTCGAGTCCGGTCCCGGCCACGGGCGCGGCCCGATGGGCGGGCCGATGATGGGCCAGAAGGCCGACCGCTTCAAGGAGTCGGGCATCCGACTGGTCAAGCGGTTGCGTCCCGAGCGCAACCGGATCACCGGCGTACTCATCCTCACGCTTGGCAGCGTGCTGTTGATGGCGATCGGCCCACGGATTCTGGGTCGCGCGACCGACCTCATCTTCGCGGGCCTACTCGGCTCCAAACTCGGCGAGCAGATGCCGCCCGGCACCACCAAGGCCGAGGCCGTGCAGGCCTTGCGTGCCGCGGGCGAGGACAAGGTCGCCAGCATGGTGGCGTCGATGGACGTCGTGCCTGGCGTCGGGGTCGACTTCGACGCCGTGGCGCGCGTGCTGCTCACCGTGCTCGCCATCTATGTGATCGGCTCGGGACTCGCGTGGGCCGCCGGTTGGTTGCTCAACGACGCCGTCCAGGCGACGATCCGTGGCCTGCGTGCCGAGGTCGAGGACAAGGTGCACGCGCTGCCCCTGTCGTACTTCGACCGCCAGCCCCGCGGCGAACTCCTCTCCCGCGCCACCAACGACATCGACAACCTGAGCCAGTCGTTGCAGCAGACGCTTTCGCAACTGCTCACCTCGGTGCTGACGTTGATCTCGGTGCTGGTGATGATGCTGTGGATCTCGCCGCTTCTGGCGTTGATCGCGCTGCTGACGGTGCCGCTGACGATGATCGTCGGCGGGGCGGTGATGAAGCGCTCGCAGGGCCAGTTCATCGCGCAGTGGCGGCGTACGGGCCGGCTCAACGCGCATATCGAGGAGACCTTCTCCGGCCAGTCCTTGGTGAAGGTGTACGGCCGCCAGGTCGAGGCCGAGCGCGTCTTCGCGCAGGAGAACGACGAGCTCTATCAAGCGTCGTTCAAGGCCCAGTTCATCAGCGGGCTGATCATGCCGATCATGATGTTGATCGGGAACATCAACTACGTGGCCGTCGCGGTGGTCGGCGGTCTGCGCGTCGCGTCGGGCAACTTGTCGTTGGGTGAGGTGCAGGCGTTCATCCAGTACACCCGGCAGTTCACCCAGCCGCTCGCCCAGGTCGCCTCGATGGCCAACCTGTTGCAGTCGGGTGTGGCGTCGGCGGAGCGGATCTTCGAGTTCCTGGATGCGTCGGAGGAGTCCGATGCGGGCACGGCGACCCCGCCTGCACCGGCCGATCGGCATGGCGAGGTGCGCTTCGAGCACGTCTCCTTCTCGTACGACCCCGAGCGTCCGCTGATCCGCGACCTCTCACTGGTGGCCGCGCCTGGTGCGACCGTCGCGATCGTCGGCCCGACCGGAGCCGGCAAGACCACGCTGGTCAACCTGGTGATGCGCTTCTATGAGCTCGACGGCGGTCGGATCACTCTCGACGGCGTCGACATCTCGACGTTGCCGCGAGCGGCGTTGCGTGACCAGACCGGCATGGTGCTTCAAGACACCTGGCTCTTCGCGGGCACCATCCGCGACAACATCGCGTACGGCGATCCGGATGCGACGCAGGAGCAGATCCTGGATGCGGCCACCGCGACGTACGTCGACCGCTTCGTGCACTCGCTGCCTGACGGGTACGACACCTGGATCGACGAGGAGGGCACCAACCTCTCGGCGGGCGAACGCCAACTCGTCACCATCGCCCGTGCCTTCCTCTCCGATCCGGCTCTGCTGATCCTCGACGAGGCCACCTCGTCGGTCGACACGCGTACGGAATTGCTGCTGCAACACGCGATGGGTGCCCTGCGCGAGGACCGTACGTCCTTCGTGATCGCGCACCGGCTCTCCACCATCCGCGACGCTGACCTGATCTTGGTCATGGAGGATGGCGCGATCGTGGAGCAGGGCACCCACGAGCAGCTATTGGAGGCCGAGGGGGCGTACGCCCGGCTGTATCAGTCGCAGTTCGCCGCCGCCGCCAACTAGCCGAGTCAGCAGCAATTCCCGCCGAGTCGGCAGCAATTCCCGCCGAGTCGGCAGAAAAACCACTTGAGGCCTTCCCCTGGGATGCCTAGCCTGCTTCCACACGGGAAAGGAGGTGGTCCGAAGTTGAATACTTACAGGACGCGTGAGGTGGCTGCGGTCTAGCAGCAACCGTCCGCCAGTTGCGCCACGAAGTGCTGCTGGCAATCCAAACGCAGACACCCGACCCGCAGGTGAGCTTGGGACGTCCCCCGAGCGGAGCGTCGTACGGCGCTACACCTGCGGGTTGTCTGCATTTGATGACTCCTCGACGAGAGTTCGTGACCCCTCGGCGAGTGGCGGGGGACACACGCGCGACAAGTTGATTTCGTCAACCACTAGGTGGATCGTTGACACAGTCAACCAATCGCCGGCGTTGATGAGATCCGCCCCGGTTGCCCCAGCCGCCGCAAGAGGAGCCCCATGTCCAAGAGCCCGACCGTGTCCCGACCGGCCGAGGAGACCGGCCAGATGACCCACCGCGAGATCATGGAGGCGCTTACCGGGCTGCTGCTCGCGATGTTCGTCGCCATGGTGTCGAGCACCATCGTGTCCAACGCGCTGCCGGTCATCGTGACCGATCTCAAGGGCAGCCAGACCGGCTACACCTGGGTCGTCGTCGCGACGCTGCTGACCATGACGGCCACCACCCCGATCTGGGGCAAACTGGCCGACCTCTTCCCGCAGAAGATCCTGGTGCAGATCGCGTTGGTGATCTTCTCGCTCGGCTCGATCGCCGCCGGTCTGGCGCCCAGCATGGAAGTGCTGATCGGCGCGCGCGCCTTCCAGGGACTCGGCGTCGGCGGGCTGACCGCCCTCGTACAGGTCGTGATCGCCAGCATGGTGCCGCCGCGCGAACGGGGCCGCTATTCGGGCTATATCGGTGCGGTCTTCGCGCTCGCCACCGTGTCCGGCCCGCTCATCGGAGGCCTGCTCGTCGACACGCTCGGCTGGCGCTGGTGCTTCTATGCCGGGCTCCCCATCGCCGTGCTCGCGTTCGTCGTGCTCCAAAAGACCCTCCACCTCACCCACCACAAGCGCGAGGTGCACATCGACTACCTCGGAGCCACGCTGTTGATGGGTGGAGTCTCGATGCTGCTGATCTGGGTCTCCCTGGCCGGCAACCAATTCGACTGGCTGAGCAGCAAGTCGTACGCCCTGATCGCCGGCGCGGTGGTGTTCATCTGCGCGGCGGTCTACGTCGAGATGAAGGTCGCGATCGAGCCGATCATCCCGATGCGGCTCTTCCGAGACCGTACGACCTCCCTGGCCACGGCGGCTTCGGTGCTGATCGGCGTCGCGATGTTCGGCGCGACGGTCTATCTGAGTCAGTACTTCCAGATCGCGCGCGGCATGTCGCCCACCAAGGCCGGCTTGATGTCGATCTGCATGGTCGGCGGGCTCCTCGTGTCGTCGATCGTGACCGGTCGGATCATCAGCACCACCGGGCTGTGGAAGCGCTACCTGATCGGCGGCATGGTGCTGGTGATCGCCGGGATGGGGCTGCTGTCGATGATCGACGAGAAGACCTCCTTGTACGTCGTCGGTGCCTACATGGCCGTCTTGGGTCTCGGCCTCGGCGCCACCATGCAGAACCTCGTCCTGGCCGTGCAGAACAACACGGCCCAGGCGGACATGGGTGCAGCGTCGTCCGTGGTCGCGTTCTTCCGCTCCCTCGGTGGGTCGGCCGGTGTCTCTGCCCTGGGTGCGGTGCTCAGTCACCAGGTCGCATCCACCGTCACCGAAGGGTTGGCCAAGATGGGAATCAAGGCCGACTCGCACGAGTCGCACTCGATCCCGGACGTGTCCGAGTTGCCTGCGCCCATCCGGGCGCTGTTCGAGCACGCCTTCGGCTCGGCGACCGGTCACCTCTTCCTCGTGGCGACGCCCTTCGCCATCGCCGCGCTGGTATGCCTGTCCTTCATCAAGGAAGTCCCCTTGCGTACGACCGTCCTGCGCTCCGACGAGTTGGCCCCCGAGGTCGCCGCCGAGCTCGGTGTCGATCAGCCGCACGGCGTCGCGCGATGAGCGAACGCGACGGACTCTTCGCCGAGCTGGAGTCCGAGGTCGGAGTGCTCGTACGGCGACTTCGGCGGGTGCTGGGCGAGCGGGCGCGCGCCGTTGACCCCGCACTGTCGGCGGGTCACTACATGATGTTGTCGTACGTCGAGCGGTGCGGTCCGCTGCGCGCTGCCGCCGTGGCGGATGCGCTGGAGGCAGACAAGGCGGCGGTGAGCCGCAAACTGCATCAGCTGATCGAGCTCGGGCTTGTCGTGCGTACGCCAGACCCCGAGGACGGTCGCGCCCAATTGGTGTCGGTGACCGAAGGAGCGCGTACGAAATTGCGCGCCGTGGCCAGCGCGCGCAGTGCCCTGCTGCGTCAGCGACTAGGCGGAATGTCCGACCAGGACCTGGCGGTGCTGGTCACGAGCCTCGGGTTCTACAACCGGGCTCTGGAGCGGGACTGAGTCCCAACTCAACGCCCAGGCTGGCCCAACTCAACGGTCAGCCAGGCGGCGGTGTCGGGCGGCAGCGTGGCGCCGAGCGGCCCGGACGCCACCACGACCTCCCCGTCAGGCAACTCGACCGGCACCGTGCCGCAGTTGAGCACGACCAGCAGCGGGCCGCGCCGGAAGGTGAGCACGTCGTCGCCGAGGTCGACCAACTCGACCTCTTCTCCGGCCGAGTCGGCGT of the Nocardioides sp. genome contains:
- a CDS encoding ABC transporter ATP-binding protein; translated protein: MSESADLKETERVESGPGHGRGPMGGPMMGQKADRFKESGIRLVKRLRPERNRITGVLILTLGSVLLMAIGPRILGRATDLIFAGLLGSKLGEQMPPGTTKAEAVQALRAAGEDKVASMVASMDVVPGVGVDFDAVARVLLTVLAIYVIGSGLAWAAGWLLNDAVQATIRGLRAEVEDKVHALPLSYFDRQPRGELLSRATNDIDNLSQSLQQTLSQLLTSVLTLISVLVMMLWISPLLALIALLTVPLTMIVGGAVMKRSQGQFIAQWRRTGRLNAHIEETFSGQSLVKVYGRQVEAERVFAQENDELYQASFKAQFISGLIMPIMMLIGNINYVAVAVVGGLRVASGNLSLGEVQAFIQYTRQFTQPLAQVASMANLLQSGVASAERIFEFLDASEESDAGTATPPAPADRHGEVRFEHVSFSYDPERPLIRDLSLVAAPGATVAIVGPTGAGKTTLVNLVMRFYELDGGRITLDGVDISTLPRAALRDQTGMVLQDTWLFAGTIRDNIAYGDPDATQEQILDAATATYVDRFVHSLPDGYDTWIDEEGTNLSAGERQLVTIARAFLSDPALLILDEATSSVDTRTELLLQHAMGALREDRTSFVIAHRLSTIRDADLILVMEDGAIVEQGTHEQLLEAEGAYARLYQSQFAAAAN
- a CDS encoding MDR family MFS transporter, which translates into the protein MSKSPTVSRPAEETGQMTHREIMEALTGLLLAMFVAMVSSTIVSNALPVIVTDLKGSQTGYTWVVVATLLTMTATTPIWGKLADLFPQKILVQIALVIFSLGSIAAGLAPSMEVLIGARAFQGLGVGGLTALVQVVIASMVPPRERGRYSGYIGAVFALATVSGPLIGGLLVDTLGWRWCFYAGLPIAVLAFVVLQKTLHLTHHKREVHIDYLGATLLMGGVSMLLIWVSLAGNQFDWLSSKSYALIAGAVVFICAAVYVEMKVAIEPIIPMRLFRDRTTSLATAASVLIGVAMFGATVYLSQYFQIARGMSPTKAGLMSICMVGGLLVSSIVTGRIISTTGLWKRYLIGGMVLVIAGMGLLSMIDEKTSLYVVGAYMAVLGLGLGATMQNLVLAVQNNTAQADMGAASSVVAFFRSLGGSAGVSALGAVLSHQVASTVTEGLAKMGIKADSHESHSIPDVSELPAPIRALFEHAFGSATGHLFLVATPFAIAALVCLSFIKEVPLRTTVLRSDELAPEVAAELGVDQPHGVAR
- a CDS encoding MarR family transcriptional regulator — its product is MSERDGLFAELESEVGVLVRRLRRVLGERARAVDPALSAGHYMMLSYVERCGPLRAAAVADALEADKAAVSRKLHQLIELGLVVRTPDPEDGRAQLVSVTEGARTKLRAVASARSALLRQRLGGMSDQDLAVLVTSLGFYNRALERD